One genomic window of Methanosalsum zhilinae DSM 4017 includes the following:
- a CDS encoding TIGR00725 family protein translates to MKKPHIGIIGAGACSTEVSRIAEEVGKNIAEMDAILICGGLGGVMEAASRGAKINGGTTVGILPGENFRDANEYIDTVIVTNMGHARNALIAHSSDALIAVDGEYGTLSEIALGLKIGKPVIALNSQWKIRGVRIAFSANEAVKMAFESIHGPDHQIS, encoded by the coding sequence ATGAAAAAACCACATATTGGTATCATTGGGGCAGGCGCATGCAGTACTGAAGTATCCAGAATAGCTGAGGAAGTTGGCAAAAATATAGCAGAAATGGATGCAATACTTATCTGCGGAGGGCTTGGAGGGGTGATGGAAGCTGCATCCAGAGGTGCAAAAATTAATGGGGGAACGACTGTAGGAATATTACCAGGTGAGAATTTCAGGGATGCAAACGAGTATATTGATACAGTAATAGTCACAAATATGGGCCATGCACGAAATGCATTGATCGCTCATTCTAGTGATGCACTTATTGCGGTTGATGGCGAATATGGCACACTTTCTGAAATAGCACTGGGCTTAAAGATTGGTAAACCTGTAATAGCACTCAATTCACAGTGGAAAATAAGAGGGGTCAGGATTGCTTTTTCCGCAAACGAAGCTGTAAAAATGGCATTTGAGAGTATCCATGGACCTGATCACCAGATATCCTGA
- a CDS encoding DNA topoisomerase I: MHLIIAEKNIAAKRIASILAPKKPKQSRVNGVDTYQFKNKEETVVIGLSGHIVTVDFPPQYKNWQKVESRELIDAEIVTVATHSKIVSVLKKMAKKATNVTIATDYDREGELIGVEALNILKKANPDLKFDRVRYSAITPKEINDAFSNPVSIDFNLAAAGHSRQVIDLVWGASLTRYLSLVSGRLGNMFLSVGRVQSPTLAIIVDREKERDEFVPKPYWEIDALLEDKNKNEVLASHSKGRFWDKDEADTVMEKVNKARKAVVSQIRKSSKTDKPPTPFNTTELISAASSIGFTASNAMRIAESLYTNGYISYPRTDNTVYPASLDLRAQIEIFSSGIFKEYANELLKKKELIPTRGKKESTDHPPIYPASYAKKSELNEQEWKLYELVVRRFFATFAEPARWETMRIKFEINEEEFKSSGARLVNAGWRWYYPYNAPEDRLLPQMEEKDILSVEKIDMVDKETKPPGRYGQGRLIRLMEELGLGTKATRHETISKLYSRTYVHGSPLIPTKTAYAVIETLEKYAPTITKPDMTSKLEQDMDKIAEGEITENDVIDESREMLQSIFSEFEKCQDKIAESLRAGLREDKIVGSCPECNSKLSIRRSRRGSRFIGCSNYPDCTFSLPLPKSGQIIVTDKSCDEHGLYHLRIISKGRRPWNLGCPQCNFLEWQKSQNNENQEKNEKVTSKNAHKKTVPASKKKSDKVTEISGIGKVTAEKLDEAGIVKIGDLLNADATEISRKTNISVKKIKNWQKIAVPDRQN, from the coding sequence ATGCATCTTATTATTGCGGAAAAGAACATTGCTGCAAAAAGGATTGCCTCAATACTTGCACCAAAAAAACCCAAGCAGTCAAGAGTTAATGGTGTGGATACCTATCAATTCAAAAATAAAGAAGAAACTGTTGTTATAGGATTGAGTGGGCATATTGTTACAGTTGATTTTCCTCCGCAATATAAAAACTGGCAAAAGGTTGAGTCCCGGGAATTGATTGATGCTGAAATAGTTACAGTGGCGACCCATTCAAAAATTGTTTCTGTTCTTAAAAAAATGGCTAAGAAAGCAACAAATGTAACAATTGCTACTGACTATGATCGTGAAGGTGAGTTGATCGGTGTTGAAGCCTTAAATATACTCAAAAAAGCAAATCCAGATCTTAAATTTGACCGTGTAAGGTACAGTGCAATTACCCCAAAAGAAATAAACGACGCGTTTTCAAATCCGGTATCAATTGATTTCAATCTTGCTGCAGCAGGACATTCAAGGCAGGTTATAGATCTTGTATGGGGAGCATCGCTTACCAGATACCTATCTCTTGTTTCCGGCAGACTCGGAAATATGTTCCTGTCTGTTGGAAGAGTTCAATCACCCACGCTTGCCATAATTGTAGATAGAGAAAAGGAAAGGGACGAGTTTGTTCCAAAGCCATACTGGGAAATAGATGCCCTGCTGGAAGATAAAAATAAAAACGAAGTCTTAGCCAGCCATTCAAAGGGAAGGTTCTGGGATAAAGACGAGGCAGATACCGTAATGGAAAAAGTCAATAAGGCCAGAAAAGCAGTTGTATCCCAGATACGCAAATCCAGCAAAACCGATAAGCCGCCAACTCCATTCAATACAACAGAGCTGATCAGTGCAGCCAGCTCAATCGGATTTACAGCTTCTAATGCAATGCGCATCGCCGAGTCTCTTTATACCAATGGTTATATCTCATATCCAAGAACTGATAATACTGTTTATCCAGCTTCTCTGGATCTTAGAGCACAGATCGAAATATTTTCTTCAGGAATATTTAAAGAGTATGCCAACGAGCTTCTTAAAAAGAAAGAGTTGATCCCAACCCGTGGTAAAAAGGAATCTACAGATCATCCTCCAATATACCCAGCTTCATATGCTAAAAAATCAGAGCTTAATGAACAGGAATGGAAATTATACGAACTGGTGGTCAGAAGGTTCTTTGCAACATTTGCAGAACCTGCCCGCTGGGAAACCATGCGTATCAAATTTGAAATAAATGAAGAGGAATTCAAATCCAGTGGTGCCAGACTTGTAAATGCCGGCTGGAGATGGTATTATCCATATAATGCTCCAGAGGACAGATTACTTCCTCAAATGGAAGAAAAAGACATACTTAGTGTTGAAAAAATTGATATGGTGGATAAAGAAACAAAGCCCCCTGGAAGGTATGGACAGGGAAGACTGATACGTTTAATGGAAGAATTGGGGCTGGGAACAAAAGCTACCCGGCATGAAACCATCAGTAAATTATATTCAAGGACATATGTTCACGGAAGTCCACTTATCCCAACAAAAACAGCATATGCAGTCATTGAGACACTGGAAAAATATGCTCCAACAATCACAAAGCCTGATATGACCAGCAAGCTGGAACAGGATATGGATAAAATTGCAGAAGGTGAAATTACAGAAAATGATGTAATTGATGAATCAAGGGAGATGCTGCAGTCTATATTTTCTGAATTTGAAAAATGCCAGGACAAGATAGCCGAATCTCTCAGGGCCGGCCTTAGAGAAGATAAGATTGTGGGATCGTGTCCGGAATGTAATTCCAAGCTGTCAATCAGGCGATCCAGGAGAGGATCACGTTTTATAGGGTGTAGTAACTATCCTGATTGTACATTTTCACTGCCTCTTCCAAAAAGCGGACAGATAATTGTAACGGACAAATCATGTGATGAGCACGGATTATATCACTTGAGAATAATTTCAAAAGGGAGAAGACCCTGGAACCTTGGATGCCCTCAGTGTAATTTCCTTGAATGGCAAAAGTCCCAGAATAACGAAAATCAAGAGAAGAACGAGAAGGTTACCAGCAAAAATGCTCACAAAAAAACTGTCCCTGCCAGCAAAAAAAAATCGGATAAGGTAACAGAGATCTCCGGTATTGGTAAGGTTACAGCAGAAAAACTGGATGAAGCTGGAATCGTGAAAATAGGAGACCTACTAAATGCAGATGCAACGGAAATATCCAGAAAAACCAAT